The Daucus carota subsp. sativus chromosome 9, DH1 v3.0, whole genome shotgun sequence genome window below encodes:
- the LOC108202761 gene encoding chlorophyll a-b binding protein CP24 10A, chloroplastic — MAATSAAAAALLNGLGSSFLSGGKRSQSLLAATTSARTGGSVAPKRLTVVAAAAKKSWIPAVKGGGNLVDPEWLDGSLPGDFGFDPLGLGKDPAFLKWYREAELIHGRWAMAAVLGIFVGQAYSGIPWFEAGADPGAIAPFSFGTLLGTQLILMGWVESKRWVDFFNPESQSVEWATPWSKTAENFANATGEQGYPGGKFFDPLGFAGTIQNGVYIPDTDKLERLKLAEIKHSRLAMLAMLIFYFEAGQGKTPLGALGL, encoded by the exons ATGGCTGCTAcatctgctgctgctgctgctttgCTCAATGGTCTGGGTTCATCTTTTTTGAGTGGTGGCAAGAGGAGCCAATCTTTGTTGGCTGCAACCACTAGTGCTAGGACTGGTGGTTCTGTGGCTCCTAAAAGGCTGACTGtagttgctgctgctgctaagAAGTCCTGGATCCCTGCTGTTAAAGGTGGTGGCAACTTGGTTGACCCTGAGTGGCTCGATGGCTC GCTCCCTGGTGACTTTGGTTTTGACCCACTAGGACTTGGCAAGGATCCAGCATTCTTGAAGTGGTACCGAGAAGCTGAGCTAATCCACGGGCGATGGGCGATGGCAGCAGTTCTTGGAATCTTTGTTGGCCAGGCATACAGTGGCATCCCATGGTTTGAAGCTGGTGCAGACCCTGGTGCCATTGCACCTTTCTCTTTCGGTACACTCCTCGGAACCCAACTCATTCTCATGGGATGGGTTGAGAGCAAAAGATGGGTGGATTTCTTCAACCCTGAATCCCAGTCTGTCGAATGGGCGACTCCATGGTCCAAGACGGCTGAGAACTTTGCGAATGCCACAGGTGAACAAGGATACCCTGGTGGCAAATTCTTTGACCCTTTGGGATTTGCAGGAACAATTCAAAATGGAGTTTACATTCCTGACACTGACAAACTTGAAAGATTGAAGCTCGCAGAGATCAAGCATTCCAGACTTGCTATGTTGGCTATGTTAATTTTCTACTTTGAGGCAGGTCAAGGAAAGACACCCCTTGGTGCTCTTGGTTTGTAA
- the LOC108202203 gene encoding ubiquinol oxidase, mitochondrial, with protein MNQVVARSVIRRLINSQKSPISTFRSHDDIAITNRQRLGIIGGGARVLGTRMMSAEGGDEAAKENKVSVTSYWGVARPKVKREDGSDWPWNCFMPWETYQADVSIDLKKHHKPKGFLDKVAYKTVKILRLPTDILFKRRYGCRAMMLETVAAVPGMVGGMLLHLKSLRKFQHSGGWIKALLEEAENERMHLMTMVELVQPKWHERLLVLAVQGVFFNAFFVLYILSPKLAHRIVGYLEEEAIHSYTEYLKDIDRGLIENVPAPAISIDYWRLPQDAKLRDVILVIRADEAHHRDVNHFASDIHFEGKELRDAPAPLGYH; from the exons ATGAATCAAGTGGTAGCTAGGTCTGTTATTCGACGGCTGATCAACAGCCAGAAGTCACCTATTAGTACATTTCGGAGTCATGATGATATCGCGATAACGAATAGGCAGAGGCTGGGGATTATTGGTGGCGGAGCTCGTGTTTTGGGGACAAGGATGATGAGCGCAGAAGGGGGGGATGAGGCGGCGAAGGAGAATAAGGTCAGTGTTACGAGTTATTGGGGAGTTGCGCGGCCTAAAGTTAAGAGGGAGGATGGAAGTGACTGGCCTTGGAACTGTTTTATG CCATGGGAGACTTATCAAGCAGACGTGTCCATTGATCTGAAGAAACACCATAAACCTAAGGGTTTTCTTGATAAAGTGGCTTACAAGACTGTGAAAATTCTGAGACTTCCGACGGATATACTGTTCAAG AGACGATATGGATGTCGCGCTATGATGTTAGAAACCGTGGCAGCGGTCCCTGGCATGGTTGGAGGGATGCTTTTACACCTGAAATCTCTGAGAAAGTTTCAGCACAGTGGAGGTTGGATCAAAGCATTGCTTGAAGAAGCAGAAAACGAAAGAATGCATTTGATGACAATGGTGGAGCTCGTGCAGCCCAAATGGCACGAGAGGCTCCTGGTTTTAGCCGTGCAGGGAGTTTTCTTCAATGCTTTCTTCGTCTTATACATACTGTCACCAAAGCTGGCACATAGAATTGTCGGATACTTGGAAGAAGAGGCCATACATTCGTATACAGAGTACTTGAAAGACATCGATAGAGGTCTGATAGAAAATGTTCCGGCTCCAGCTATATCCATTGATTACTGGAGACTGCCTCAGGATGCTAAACTGAGAGATGTTATACTAGTTATTCGCGCAGATGAGGCTCATCATCGAGATGTAAACCATTTTGCATCT GATATCCACTTCGAAGGAAAGGAACTGAGGGATGCACCAGCTCCGCTTGGCTACCACTGA